Part of the Diceros bicornis minor isolate mBicDic1 chromosome 17, mDicBic1.mat.cur, whole genome shotgun sequence genome is shown below.
GAGATTAGCTCATTGTCGAGGTTATAGGCATGAAGAGTTTCTGCTAACTCCCCAAGCTCATAAATGCTGCCAAatagcattttttgtttttatggggCCCATCCTCAGATGCCCACACACATAAAAGGGGTGAGAGGGATCCACTAGCCTCAGAGGACTTCCAGCTCCAGCTCGCCTGTCTGCGATCACTCCTTTGCTCTCATCCAGGAAGCCATCATGTCTTGCCGCTCCTACCGTGTCAGCTCTGGTCACCGTGTGGGCAACTTCAGCTCTTGCTCAGCAGGGATCCCCCGAAACCTGAACCGCTTCCGGGCCAgctctgtctcctgcaggagcggGCCCAGCTTCCGGGGCATTGGTGGCTTTGGTAGTCGGAGCGTCATCACCTTTGGATCATGCTCACCCCGGATAGCGGCTGTAGGCCCTCGTCCCATCCGCTGTGGAGTTGGCTTTGGTGCTGGCAGTGGGATGGCCTTTGGCTTTGGTGATGGCATTGGTGCTGGTCTGGGGTTTGGGGCCGGCAGTTGCCTTGGCTATGGCTTCGGCGGCCCTGGCTTTGGCTACAGAGTTGGAGGAATTGGAGTCCCAGCAGCTCCATCTATCACACCCGTGACTGTTAACCAGAGCCTGCTGACCCCCCTCAACCTGGAGATTGACCCCAATGCCCAGAGGGTGAAGAGGGATGAGAAGGAGCAAATCAAGACCCTCAACAACAAATTTGCCTCCTTCATCGACAAGGTACCTCTGACAGCTCAATCTCTGGATCTGGGGTGATGAGAGCTAAAATGCATGGGGGTGTTCTTTCCTTTAAGAAGAACTGGCTCAGGCCTAGGGCATTGACCTTGACCCCAGATCCTTCAGGTGTCAACCAAGGGCACTACGGTATGATTTCTGGGTCACTCTGCTGCAGAGCAAGGACAAGCCTGAGGAAAGGCTGTGCGGTGGGATAGACTAAGACAGTGGCTGTGTCTTCTGGGAGAAAGAGGAACATCCTGCCAAGTCTGAGGGCATCTGGACAATCTAAGACCTGCGGCCTAGTCACTTAGAAATATCTCCCAAACAGGCTAGAAACATTAGGACATCGGCCAGGTGTTGTCTGGGATATGTTTGAAAGGTTTTATCCTTTGAGATCTTCATGCTTTTCTCGAGGTTTTCATAGTTTCTGAGGTTGGATGGCCACATCTGttcaggctttggaaagtggTGAATGGAGCTGAGTGATTTTTGTACAAAACAAGCAAAGAATTCATACCTCCCAAAGATGCAGCCAAGTTGCCTAGATTGAGGGAAAGAGTTGGGAACCGCCACAGGTAGTCACTGATCTTAGGCTGATGAGAGGAACGGTGATGTGGAACAGACATCCCACAAACCATGTCTCCATGACACAGGGATGTGCTGATTGTGTCTGAGAATAGAAACTAACCTCtattgagcttcagtttcctcgtctcTAAAATGAGGGTTGGAGCAAATGATCTGTAAGTTCCCCTGCAGGTCTACAAGTCTCAAGTTATAGAATATCTGGGACGGGGGGTGTGACTTATGAGCTGAGAATTCCCACCTCCTAATGCCACATCCCACACCATATGGACTTTACTCTGTTCCTCATTCCTGCCGGGGATAGTTGACATCAGTTTTTGCATATAGGCAAACCCCAGCTCGGGCAGAATTAATCTCTCCAACTTCCCGGTGAACTGGCTTACACCTTTCTCAGAAGGTGGAAGGGGAAATGGTATGGAAGTGCTTTGGTTCAAAAGTCGTTTTTTGTAGCTAAGCCTGGCTGGGTGTGAGGAGGAGTCGCAGACCTGTTCTTCCAGCTTCTACTGGAGAGAACATGCCAACACATGGCTGAGAGTCCTCTCTAGCCAACTCAAGTACAGGTCAAGATGTAGACGATCCTATCAAGCAGTTCAATTGCCATTTCTTTGCCCCTGTGGATTTAGGTGCGGTTCCTGGAACAGCAGAATAAGCTCCTAGAGACCAAGTGGAGCTTCCTCCAGGAGCAGAAAGGTGCCAGAAGCAACCTGGAGCCCCTCTTTGAGAACTACATCACCAACCTGCAGAGGCAGCTGGATATAGCGAACAGTGAACGGGCCCGGTTCGAGGCTGAGAGGAACCAACTGCAGGATGTCCTTGAGGGTTTCAAGAAGAAGTGAGTGGCATCAGGCTGCACTGACCAAGGACGGGCATGGGCTGGTCCCCAAAGCAGCAGCCAAGCTCAGATGAGAGCTGCTGGAAGGATCAGGGTTGAATGCTGGTTTCAGTACCCAGCCTGGAGACAGGGGTGGAGGCAGTGATGTgtaaaggaggagaaggagggcctCTGGGGGTCCCGAGGAAAAAAGAGACTTGGAATTGGGCATCATTTGTCCCTAATCCTGCGTATGGGAATGGGTGAGGGGACCTCAGAAAAAGGAACCCTTTGATTTTGAGAACACTGCCCAGGTTCAACCATAAGCTGAGTCCCTCTTCCTCTATGGTCAAGTGCAGTGACCCTAGTCTTCTCCAGCAGAGAAGCATAGCAATGGTCCAGATTTACAGACCCCACATCCAGTTGGAGAAAGTAAAAGGGATCTGGAGAAACTGAGAGCCACTGGCTGATGAAGATCTTAAAAATGGGACAGAGTGGATGATAGCATGTAGGTGGCAACAGGGAGCCATGCTCCTGGATGGAGCAGAGGTCGGAAGAGGTTCACTGGGAATTTGGGAGTAATTGGCTCCCAGCTTAGAGCGAGAACTCACCCTCTTCATCCTTATCATCCAGGTATGAAGAGGAGGTAGTATTCCGGGCCAACGCTGAGAATGAGTTCGTGGCTCTGAAGAAGGTAAGGGAGAGCAACAGAGCCAGGCAAACTTCTCCTCCAGGCAGGCAAATGTTCTCAAGACACCCCAGGAAATGGCCCGGGAAGCCCTGTGAGTCTGGGATTACTGACACAGAGTGGCACCCCTAAGATCACAACAGGTTCCCTTCGAAGCTCTGATTTGGCCTCAGATTATTTAGGATCAGGTCTTTGTGAAGCAGAGGTCTGCAGACATGACATTTTAAGAGTCTTGGATTATCCAGATTCTCTTTGGCTCTAAATAAGCATCGGGGAATGTCCAGCCGCCCCTGGAGGAGTTTTCATGTTGTAGGGGGAAAAGAACAAGAGTCACTAAGCTACATTTCCACCCACAGCCTTTACTACCCATCCCAAAGCCTGGCCTGGCCCCGTGGGGAATGGCCTGATCTTCCCACCCACCTCCAGACCCTGCCATCGTGAGCAGGTTAAGTGATGCACGGGTAATGAGCACTTCATCCTTCTCTCTTCTGTGCAGGATGTGGATGCAGCTTTCTTAAATAAGGCTGAACTAGAGGCCAACGTGGACACCCTAACACAGGAAATTGACTTCCTGAAAACCCTCTACGCGGCGGTAAGTGTTCATCCTCTCTGAGCCATCCAAGGAGACCAGTGCTTGGCCTGGACTCCCTGGGGGCTTCATCTGGACTGGCCTATTTGGTATCACACATCTTTCCTCCCACTCAAATCTATATCCTCTATATGTCGATGTATCTACAAGTGGAGAAGGTAAGGTAAGCAGGCTTCTCAGCAGCCCGACTCAGGTCCATGAATAAAACTCCTTGGTCTATGATTGGGCTCCTTGTTGGCCAATCCAAAGACAGGGGTTTTGGAATGTCACTTCCTATCTACTAATCAGAAGACTCTGGAAAACTGATTTGCTAGGAGATGTAAGAAAAATTGTGTTTGACCTAATTAGCCAAATGAACTAACTATCTTTTGCTTCATAAGTGGTCCATTTGGTCTGATACAGACCCAGCCAGAGCTGAATGTCTGGCTCTGAGTAGAAAGACTAAAGAAAGTTTCTCTGGAGCCCTCACCTTGTAGGCCAGTGCCAAGCCCCCCAGTTCTATTAAAGACTTGGGACACTGGAATTCCTAGGCCACCGTGTCCTAAAGTATTGTCAGCTCTCAATGATCCATGACCAGCACAGCCACTTTGTGCCTAATCCGAAGAGGAGTTTAAGCCCTAGCATGGCTCTCATCCCCTCCACCAAGGCCCCAGGCCCCCATGGCTTTAATAGTCACCTAAGCAAGTTCGGGTGTTAAAGGGATGTCTCTGAGTGTATAAGAAGAGTTTATAGGCAAATGGATACGGTTCTCGGTCATCTCTTTCTTTGCCCTCGGTTTGGATGGTCTGCTTTATTGGTTTGCTCTGAACAAATGAGCAATGCTCTCTGGTCCTGACACCACATCCTGGGAACCGTGCACAGAGTGCCGGCCACTGATGGGACTCTGAGCCCCCTCTCTTGCTGATCCTCCGACACAGGAAATCCAGTTGCTGCAATCACACATCTCAGAGACATCGGTCATCGTGAAGATGGACAACAGCCGAGACCTGGACCTTGATGGGATCATCGCCGAAGTCAGGGCCCAGTATGAAGAAGTCGCCAAGCGAAGTCGGGCTGATGCTGAGGCTTGGTACCAGACCAAGGTGGGCAAGGGGGCTGAGGAAGGGGTGTAGGCAGCCCTCGGTAAGACTCAGGGCTAGGTAGGACCGAGTGGGCCCAGCGGAGGTCTGAGGCCCCCAACTCAGTTGGGGCTGTGGTCTTGACCCAACTTTTGAACCCTTGGAACATCCCCTCTCTCCCCTAGTATGAGGAGATGCGGGTGACAGCTGGCCAGCACTGTGACAACCTGCGCAACACACGGGAGGAGATCAATGAGCTGACCCGCCTGATCCAGAGGCTGAAGGCAGAGATCGAGCACGCCAAGGCTCAGGTGggcaaggagaggagagaaagcccCAGATGGAGGAGAGGCAGGGCCCCAAGCTTTGGGGAGCCCCAAGTGTGAAGAAGTGGGGGAGACTACCAAGACCCAGAATCAGAAGAATGGAGGGATTAGTCCAGGAAgacatcctggaggaggaaaaTGTGAAAGAGAAGGAGAGTCTCCCATATAGAAAGAAAGGCTGGGGCCAACTTAGAGGGGGAGGTGAGGCAGACAGAATAGCTTTACTCTCTGGACCCATGGATCTTCGAGCAGCAGAAATCAGGAAGTGCAAAATCAGTGGGGATGGAAACTGAAGAAAAGCAATGCTGCACCCCCTGGTGACATCAAACTACAGGATTACCATCCCTGGGAAAGCAGCTACCCTGGGCTCCATCCCTGGCTTGGCACCAGGCTGTGTTCCCACCAACAGGGGGCAGTGTTTCTAGCCCCACCTGGGGTTCCCCTAGTCCCTGCCAGAGCCCACCTGCAAACTGCCCCCTCTCCCCTGCAGCGGGCCAGGCTGGAGGCCGCGGTGGCTGAGGCAGAGCAGCAGGGCGAGGCTGCCCTCAACGACGCCAAATGCAAGCTGGCGGATCTGGAGGCCGCCCTGCAGCAGGCCAAGCAAGACATGGCGCGGCAGCTGCGCGAGTACCAGGAGCTCATGAACGCCAAGCTGGGCCTGGACATCGAGATCGCCACCTACAGGCGCCTGCTGGAGGGCGAGGAGATCCGGTGAGTGCCCTCAGTGCAGCAGGAGGGAGTGAGGTCAGACTCAGGCATCTAGAAAGACTCAGTGTGGGGAGGGGCCCAGGTGACAAATTTCTCTAGAGGCAACAGTACCTCTTCTGCAAACATTAGTCGGGTTGTCCTTGGCAGGGGATTAGAAGAATGCTCTAGATCTGTGCCTCCTAAATGCAAGTTTGTAGACAGGCTGCCCTAGAATCATAACGAGCTTTGCTTGATTGGTtagcttattaaaaataataataataacacatttcctaaaatattttgattcaatATTTTTGGGGTAGGGTCTAGGAACATGCAGTTTTTCAAAGCTCCCCAGATGTTTGTATGGCCAGGGGTGAGAACCACTGGTCCACACTGTCCACGCAGCCAAGAAAGCCCTTCTGGGAGCAAGTAGGTTTCCAGAGAAGAACCCTGCTTGTGAATTgacttgtttctttctctctccaggaTCTGCGAAGGTGTCGGACCAGTAAACATATGTAAGAAACTTAAGTCCTTTCCTCTTTACATTTCTCTCCTGGGGCCCTTCCAATTTCCTTTAAACTCAGGCCCACATTGGGGTCAGGAGCCCACGGCTGGGCTGGCCGTGACAGTCAGGGGAGCAGGGACTACCCGGCCCTTGGACAGGGAGCATCCCTTTAGCTAAGGTCTGAGATCTCCACAGAGCCTCCTTCCCCAGGGCTAAGTAATGGCAAGGGTTTGCAGGGCCTACTAGGTGGAAGAGGGTTCCAGAAGAGAGGCAGCCTTTTCTCTTTGAGTGGCCTTGTCCTTCAAGGGCAAAGGCCAGGCAAGGAATGGAAAGGCCTTTGGCATGGAGTTCCCCCACCAGTACCCTGTGAGATGGCAGAGGATGAGACAACCCTGAGCAGCAGtccccctgctgctgctgctaccacACAAAGCACAGGTTGTGCCCAAAGCTTGCTGCGCTGGGCACTGTGGGGTGGGGACAAAGAAGGCGAGCCCCGGCCCCTGCTCTCTAGAATTATAATCTTCTTGAG
Proteins encoded:
- the KRT84 gene encoding keratin, type II cuticular Hb4, which gives rise to MSCRSYRVSSGHRVGNFSSCSAGIPRNLNRFRASSVSCRSGPSFRGIGGFGSRSVITFGSCSPRIAAVGPRPIRCGVGFGAGSGMAFGFGDGIGAGLGFGAGSCLGYGFGGPGFGYRVGGIGVPAAPSITPVTVNQSLLTPLNLEIDPNAQRVKRDEKEQIKTLNNKFASFIDKVRFLEQQNKLLETKWSFLQEQKGARSNLEPLFENYITNLQRQLDIANSERARFEAERNQLQDVLEGFKKKYEEEVVFRANAENEFVALKKDVDAAFLNKAELEANVDTLTQEIDFLKTLYAAEIQLLQSHISETSVIVKMDNSRDLDLDGIIAEVRAQYEEVAKRSRADAEAWYQTKYEEMRVTAGQHCDNLRNTREEINELTRLIQRLKAEIEHAKAQRARLEAAVAEAEQQGEAALNDAKCKLADLEAALQQAKQDMARQLREYQELMNAKLGLDIEIATYRRLLEGEEIRICEGVGPVNISVSSSRGGVVCGPESLVTSSTLSRSGVTFSGSSSIRPSGACGTSLGGVVVAGGDLLSAGSRGGSVLVGEACIPSVPCPLPTEGFSSCSGGRSSSLRFVSTTTSRRTKY